The following proteins are co-located in the Natator depressus isolate rNatDep1 chromosome 4, rNatDep2.hap1, whole genome shotgun sequence genome:
- the TTC31 gene encoding tetratricopeptide repeat protein 31 isoform X1: MPNAGLGEAGAPGGPERGPFPPGHLPLSLLTSYGCDPSLEHHKEEDLNNFMEKLMMENLYGPPNSAMKCKAEEIADSDEELCYYYDNDGEYYEDEEEKWDDFNKECDAKTDEDSLPGTFCGFRKSFLCKDTSPAPPPQKSLDYQLLDLKLPQRQRVTAEEAEKNAKELVAEEERVKRKAEKKRLKKKRQKDRKRQEKLEQELKPRPEMKLNEPCLNGDAEEEGAMTSLRRGTLDSSSSRRDPSEAPAPRRGEGARAQDRSADMSTEEETEDELDLSSTFVSKAQRKVGVKPLTPRKEKVPRAEHKEPDRKPQEEVPRPGQDGRGVDPSTVLAGYGNEAAKRSCFQEAVFFFTEAVKLNPREHRLFGNRSYCYERMQQYDKALRDAHVALSLLPGWPKGFFRKGKALMGLKRYAEAKSTFLELLQLDSSHADAATQLEVCKVQLILENGFSSFSGERSLLVEPSLGATESQPAGPGEQARSWSLGSSGYAEGDEDGESGFVTITSSRSRGKGPAQPGLRPSGRETPASTRHPVATVHQAREWYAVWVGNVTPRITQKLLRSYFEAFGPIHSVRMLPEKYCAFINYTKKEAAEAAYAALQGAEVEGTKFVLQLKHPDHATPAPGRAGPGNAPRPVGREPVRVPPTLECHFWRNAGCSYGADCRFRHLPQSKGLDKKLAQH, translated from the exons ATGCCGAACGCGGGACTCGGGGAGGCGGGAGCCCCCGGGGGGCCGGAGCGGG GGCCCTTCCCGCCGGGGCACTTACCCCTCAGCCTGCTCACCAGCTACGGCTGTGACCCCAGCTTAGAGCACCACAAGGAAGAG GATCTCAACAACTTCATGGAGAAGCTGATGATGGAGAACCTGTACGGCCCCCCCAACAGTGCCATGAAGTGTAAAGCTGAGGAGATAGCAG ACTCAGACGAAGAGCTCTGCTATTACTACGACAATGATGGGGAGTATTAcgaggatgaggaggagaagTGGGACGATTTCAACAAGGAGTGCGATGCAAAGACTGACGAGGACTCACTCCCTGGCACCTTCTGTGGCTTCAGGAAATCCTTCCTGTGCAAGGACACCTCAccagctcccccgccccagaaGTCGCTGGACTATCAACTGCTGGACCTGAAATTGCCCCAGAGGCAGCGGGTGACCGCAGAG GAAGCGGAGAAGAACGCCAAGGAGCTGGTAGCTGAGGAAGAGCGAGTTAAAAGGAAAGCAGAGAAGAAAAGACTTAAGAAGAAG AGGCAGAAAGATCGGAAGAGGCAAGAAAAACTAGAACAAGAATTGAAGCCCAGGCCCGAGATGAAGTTG AATGAACCTTGTCTGAATGGTGACGCGGAGGAGGAAGGCGCCATGACATCATTGCGGAGGGGGACCCTGGACTCTAGCTCCTCCCGGAGAGATCCCAGTGAGGCCCCAGCTCctaggagaggggagggagccaGGGCCCAGGACAGGAGTGCAGACATGAGCACCGAGGAGGAGACGGAG gatgaGCTGGACTTGAGCAGCACCTTTGTCTCCAAAGCTCAGCGTAAGGTGGGTGTGAAGCCGCTGACGCCCAGGAAGGAGAAGGTGCCCAGAGCTGAGCACAAGGAGCCGGACAGGAAGCCCCAGGAGGAG GTGCCGAGGCCTGGGCAGGACGGGAGGGGAGTGGATCCCAGCACGGTGCTAGCAG GCTATGGGAACGAGGCGGCAAAGCGGAGCTGCTTCCAGGAGGCCGTGTTCTTCTTCACTGAGGCTGTCAAACTCAACCCTCGGGAGCACAG GCTCTTCGGGAACCGCTCGTACTGCTATGAGAGGATGCAGCAGTATGACAAGGCCCTGCGTGACGCCCACGTGGCCTTGAGCCTCCTGCCCGGCTGGCCCAAAGGCTTTTTCCGCAAGGGCAAGGCCCTCATGGGGCTGAAG CGCTACGCTGAGGCCAAAAGCACcttcctggagctgctgcagctggacAGCTCCCATGCCGATGCAGCCACCCAGCTGGAAGTCTGCAAGGTGCAGCTCATCCTG GAGAACGGCTTCAGCAGCTTTAGCGGTGAGAGGAGCCTGCTGGTGGAGCCATCGCTGGGAGCCACAGAGTCCCAGCCGGCGGGGCCTG GTGAGCAGGCCAGGAGCTGGTCCCTGGGCAGCAGTGGTTATGCCGAGGGGGACGAGGAtggggagagtgggtttgtgaCCATCACTAGCTCGCGGAGCCGAGGGAaaggcccagcccagccggggCTCCGGCCCAGCGGCAGGGAGACCCCAGCTAGCACCAGACACCCTGTAGCCACTGTGCATCAGGCCAG GGAGTGGTACGCTGTGTGGGTCGGGAACGTCACCCCCAGGATCACCCAGAAGTTGCTGCGCAGCTATTTTGAGGC GTTTGGGCCCATCCACTCAGTGCGGATGCTCCCGGAGAAGTACTGCGCCTTCATCAACTACACCAAGAAGGAGGCTGCGGAGGCGGCCTACGCAGCCCTGCAG GGGGCCGAAGTGGAAGGAACCAAGTTTGTGCTGCAGCTGAAGCACCCTGACCATGCAACCCCGGCCCCTGGTAGGGCTGGCCCTGGCAATGCCCCGCGGCCTGTGGGGAG GGAGCCGGTGCGAGTGCCCCCCACCCTGGAGTGCCATTTCTGGCGGAACGCCGGCTGCAGCTACGGGGCCGACTGCCGTTTCCGCCACCTgccccagagcaaggggctggaCAAGAAGCTGGCTCAGCACTag
- the TTC31 gene encoding tetratricopeptide repeat protein 31 isoform X2, which produces MEKLMMENLYGPPNSAMKCKAEEIADSDEELCYYYDNDGEYYEDEEEKWDDFNKECDAKTDEDSLPGTFCGFRKSFLCKDTSPAPPPQKSLDYQLLDLKLPQRQRVTAEEAEKNAKELVAEEERVKRKAEKKRLKKKRQKDRKRQEKLEQELKPRPEMKLNEPCLNGDAEEEGAMTSLRRGTLDSSSSRRDPSEAPAPRRGEGARAQDRSADMSTEEETEDELDLSSTFVSKAQRKVGVKPLTPRKEKVPRAEHKEPDRKPQEEVPRPGQDGRGVDPSTVLAGYGNEAAKRSCFQEAVFFFTEAVKLNPREHRLFGNRSYCYERMQQYDKALRDAHVALSLLPGWPKGFFRKGKALMGLKRYAEAKSTFLELLQLDSSHADAATQLEVCKVQLILENGFSSFSGERSLLVEPSLGATESQPAGPGEQARSWSLGSSGYAEGDEDGESGFVTITSSRSRGKGPAQPGLRPSGRETPASTRHPVATVHQAREWYAVWVGNVTPRITQKLLRSYFEAFGPIHSVRMLPEKYCAFINYTKKEAAEAAYAALQGAEVEGTKFVLQLKHPDHATPAPGRAGPGNAPRPVGREPVRVPPTLECHFWRNAGCSYGADCRFRHLPQSKGLDKKLAQH; this is translated from the exons ATGGAGAAGCTGATGATGGAGAACCTGTACGGCCCCCCCAACAGTGCCATGAAGTGTAAAGCTGAGGAGATAGCAG ACTCAGACGAAGAGCTCTGCTATTACTACGACAATGATGGGGAGTATTAcgaggatgaggaggagaagTGGGACGATTTCAACAAGGAGTGCGATGCAAAGACTGACGAGGACTCACTCCCTGGCACCTTCTGTGGCTTCAGGAAATCCTTCCTGTGCAAGGACACCTCAccagctcccccgccccagaaGTCGCTGGACTATCAACTGCTGGACCTGAAATTGCCCCAGAGGCAGCGGGTGACCGCAGAG GAAGCGGAGAAGAACGCCAAGGAGCTGGTAGCTGAGGAAGAGCGAGTTAAAAGGAAAGCAGAGAAGAAAAGACTTAAGAAGAAG AGGCAGAAAGATCGGAAGAGGCAAGAAAAACTAGAACAAGAATTGAAGCCCAGGCCCGAGATGAAGTTG AATGAACCTTGTCTGAATGGTGACGCGGAGGAGGAAGGCGCCATGACATCATTGCGGAGGGGGACCCTGGACTCTAGCTCCTCCCGGAGAGATCCCAGTGAGGCCCCAGCTCctaggagaggggagggagccaGGGCCCAGGACAGGAGTGCAGACATGAGCACCGAGGAGGAGACGGAG gatgaGCTGGACTTGAGCAGCACCTTTGTCTCCAAAGCTCAGCGTAAGGTGGGTGTGAAGCCGCTGACGCCCAGGAAGGAGAAGGTGCCCAGAGCTGAGCACAAGGAGCCGGACAGGAAGCCCCAGGAGGAG GTGCCGAGGCCTGGGCAGGACGGGAGGGGAGTGGATCCCAGCACGGTGCTAGCAG GCTATGGGAACGAGGCGGCAAAGCGGAGCTGCTTCCAGGAGGCCGTGTTCTTCTTCACTGAGGCTGTCAAACTCAACCCTCGGGAGCACAG GCTCTTCGGGAACCGCTCGTACTGCTATGAGAGGATGCAGCAGTATGACAAGGCCCTGCGTGACGCCCACGTGGCCTTGAGCCTCCTGCCCGGCTGGCCCAAAGGCTTTTTCCGCAAGGGCAAGGCCCTCATGGGGCTGAAG CGCTACGCTGAGGCCAAAAGCACcttcctggagctgctgcagctggacAGCTCCCATGCCGATGCAGCCACCCAGCTGGAAGTCTGCAAGGTGCAGCTCATCCTG GAGAACGGCTTCAGCAGCTTTAGCGGTGAGAGGAGCCTGCTGGTGGAGCCATCGCTGGGAGCCACAGAGTCCCAGCCGGCGGGGCCTG GTGAGCAGGCCAGGAGCTGGTCCCTGGGCAGCAGTGGTTATGCCGAGGGGGACGAGGAtggggagagtgggtttgtgaCCATCACTAGCTCGCGGAGCCGAGGGAaaggcccagcccagccggggCTCCGGCCCAGCGGCAGGGAGACCCCAGCTAGCACCAGACACCCTGTAGCCACTGTGCATCAGGCCAG GGAGTGGTACGCTGTGTGGGTCGGGAACGTCACCCCCAGGATCACCCAGAAGTTGCTGCGCAGCTATTTTGAGGC GTTTGGGCCCATCCACTCAGTGCGGATGCTCCCGGAGAAGTACTGCGCCTTCATCAACTACACCAAGAAGGAGGCTGCGGAGGCGGCCTACGCAGCCCTGCAG GGGGCCGAAGTGGAAGGAACCAAGTTTGTGCTGCAGCTGAAGCACCCTGACCATGCAACCCCGGCCCCTGGTAGGGCTGGCCCTGGCAATGCCCCGCGGCCTGTGGGGAG GGAGCCGGTGCGAGTGCCCCCCACCCTGGAGTGCCATTTCTGGCGGAACGCCGGCTGCAGCTACGGGGCCGACTGCCGTTTCCGCCACCTgccccagagcaaggggctggaCAAGAAGCTGGCTCAGCACTag